TATCACCAGCTCGACCGATAAAACCAGTCGGCCTTTCAGATAAGAGTGGCAGGATGTTTCTTACTCTATAATCCCCTCACATTACAGGGACATGGATGACCGCATGACTGTCTACCAACGCACTGCCATGCGTGGAGCACTGCTTTACCTTCTGCTATCCGTCGCCTGGCTGCAGCTGGTTGGTTATTTATTGAGCAGTTTCTTCGATCATTCCGCCGACCGGCTTCGCTGGCAACTGATCAACGGTTATGCCTGGGTGCTGGTCAGCGCCGGGCTGATGTTCATGGCTCGGGTGCGGATCGTGCGGTGTTTCGACAAGGGCGAGGGCAGCCTCGACCGTGAACGATTGCGCCAGGCCGCCGCTGTCTTCGATTGCACCCGCGAAGGGGTCCTGGTCACGGACCGCCAGGGCCTGATCGTGCACGTCAACCGGGCGTTCATGGCGATCACCGGTTATGGCCGGGACGAAGTATTGGGGCGCCAACCCAATCTGTTCAAATCCGGCCGGCACGGACCGGCTTTCTATCGCGATATGTTTGCGTCGTTGTCCAGCCGCGGCGAATGGAGCGGTGAAATCTGGAACCGCCGTAAAAGCGGCGAAATCTACCCGCAATGGCAGACCATCCGTGCCGTCGTCGACGACAACGGCGAAGTCAGTCAATACGTCGCGGTGTTTTCCGACATTAGTGCGATCAAGGATTCGGAGCATGAGCTGGCGCACCTGGCCCATCACGACCCGCTGACCGGCCTGCCCAATCGCCTGCTGTTTTCCGATCGCACCGAGCAGGCCGTGGCATCGGCGCAGCTTCACAAGCGCGGGTGTGCGCTGTTGCTGTTGGATCTCGATCATTTCAAGAACATCAACGACAGCCTGGGCCACAGCGTGGGTGATGAGTTGCTCAAGGGCGTGGCCAAGCGCTTTCTTGACCTGTTTGCGCCGGGCATCACCCTGGCCCGGCTGGGTGGCGATGAGTTCGCGGTGCTGGTGGAAAACTGCTCCCAGCCTGGGCAGGCAGCGGCGTTGGCCCGGCGCATCCTCGATGCATTGAAAGAGCCGTTGCAGCTCGGCGAGCAATCCCTGTTTGTCAACGCCAGCATCGGTATCAGCCTGTTCCCCGGCGATGCCCTCAGCGCTGGTCAACTGTTGCGCAACGCCGATTCGGCGCTGTTCAAGGCCAAGAGCAGCGGACGGGATGGCTACGCCCTGTACACCGAAGAGCTCACCGCCCACGCTCAGCAACGGGTCGAAGTCGCTTTCGAACTTCGACGCGCCCTGCAGCAAGAGGAGTTGCGGGTGCATTACCAACCGGTGCACGACCTGGCGACCAGCCGTCTGGTTGGCGTCGAGGCGCTCGTGCGCTGGGAGCATCCAACGCGTGGGCTGGTTT
This genomic interval from Pseudomonas alvandae contains the following:
- the dibA gene encoding phosphodiesterase DibA, coding for MTVYQRTAMRGALLYLLLSVAWLQLVGYLLSSFFDHSADRLRWQLINGYAWVLVSAGLMFMARVRIVRCFDKGEGSLDRERLRQAAAVFDCTREGVLVTDRQGLIVHVNRAFMAITGYGRDEVLGRQPNLFKSGRHGPAFYRDMFASLSSRGEWSGEIWNRRKSGEIYPQWQTIRAVVDDNGEVSQYVAVFSDISAIKDSEHELAHLAHHDPLTGLPNRLLFSDRTEQAVASAQLHKRGCALLLLDLDHFKNINDSLGHSVGDELLKGVAKRFLDLFAPGITLARLGGDEFAVLVENCSQPGQAAALARRILDALKEPLQLGEQSLFVNASIGISLFPGDALSAGQLLRNADSALFKAKSSGRDGYALYTEELTAHAQQRVEVAFELRRALQQEELRVHYQPVHDLATSRLVGVEALVRWEHPTRGLVSPAEFIPIAERTGLIAQIDAWVMEQACRQMCQWQQAGVALSFVAVNVSSRLFARRELYEQVARVLHETSLDPAFLELEVTESAVMEDPEVALEQMHRLRELGVRLAIDDFGTGYSSLLRLKRLPVQKLKIDQGFVAGLPWDEDDVAIVRVIIALAHSMGMQVHAEGIEQQEQAAFLLGQACELGQGYWFGRPVAAVQLDWERAPVIA